In Pseudobacter ginsenosidimutans, the following are encoded in one genomic region:
- a CDS encoding LytS family sensor histidine kinase: MNDLTRQQLISENVLFRFLVSPDHRVYRHLLLIVSIGTVLYNSPSVIASPTTIFVYFIVLFYVNMYVLVPKFLFRNKNLEYCLAVISILILMAVCGYFFNPFNRENELNIPLFSFLTLLLLAASSSIKLFQEGMMDKQLIHDLEQSRTYAELEQLKNQINPHFCLICLTMPMC, translated from the coding sequence ATGAATGATCTTACCCGTCAACAGCTAATCAGCGAAAACGTGCTTTTTCGTTTCCTGGTTTCACCGGACCACAGGGTATACCGGCATTTGCTGCTCATTGTTTCTATAGGTACCGTGTTGTACAACAGCCCTTCCGTAATTGCCAGCCCAACGACGATTTTTGTATATTTTATTGTATTGTTCTATGTGAATATGTATGTGCTTGTTCCAAAGTTTTTGTTCAGGAATAAGAATCTGGAATACTGCCTGGCTGTGATCAGCATCCTTATTCTGATGGCTGTCTGTGGCTATTTTTTCAATCCTTTTAACAGGGAAAACGAGCTGAACATTCCACTTTTTTCCTTCCTTACCCTGCTGTTGCTGGCGGCTTCCTCTTCCATAAAACTGTTTCAGGAGGGAATGATGGACAAGCAATTGATCCACGATCTGGAACAGTCTAGAACGTATGCAGAACTGGAGCAGTTGAAAAATCAGATCAATCCGCATTTTTGTTTAATATGCTTAACAATGCCAATGTGCTGA